Proteins encoded within one genomic window of Prauserella marina:
- a CDS encoding SsgA family sporulation/cell division regulator has translation MQGDAVHQSQFVHLNGCSTPVLSRLSYTTADPFTIAIAFRIDAGEWIEWEFARDLLIEGLDEPTGIGDIRIRPDLSPDEEVLVFELESPDGYAVVEIKRKEVELFVDATMDFVPQGTESAHLDIDAVIADLTTARP, from the coding sequence GTGCAGGGCGACGCCGTACACCAGAGCCAGTTCGTACACCTCAACGGTTGCAGCACACCTGTGCTGTCGAGGCTGTCGTACACGACAGCGGATCCCTTCACGATTGCCATCGCCTTCCGCATCGACGCGGGCGAGTGGATCGAGTGGGAGTTCGCGAGGGACCTGCTCATCGAGGGACTGGACGAGCCGACGGGCATCGGCGACATCCGGATCAGACCGGACCTTTCCCCCGACGAGGAAGTCCTCGTGTTCGAGCTCGAATCACCCGACGGCTACGCCGTGGTCGAGATCAAACGCAAGGAGGTGGAACTGTTCGTCGACGCGACGATGGATTTCGTTCCACAGGGAACTGAGAGCGCGCACCTCGACATCGACGCGGTGATCGCGGACCTCACGACGGCGAGGCCCTGA
- a CDS encoding beta-ketoacyl-ACP synthase III has protein sequence MQVPTHDQRGAAVLAGLGGWLPPRIVDNNELTRRLDTSDEWIRTRTGISRRHVVDPGMSTVDMAIEAGRRALDSAGSSDVDAVVLATATPDQICPASAPQVASGLGLRGVAAFDVNAVCSGFVYALATATGLIAAGAARRVLLVGADAFTTLLNPDDRGTVPIFGDGAGAVVLREGSADELGAIGPFDLHSDGELADLLVVPAGGSRKKVSDNPDDRYFTMQGPAVFRHATARMAESARAVLDKAGWTVGDVDRFIGHQANIRILSATAKQLGLPADSLVVNIEHTGNTSAASIPLAMVDGVKDGALQVGDRVLVSAFGAGLTWGATAFRWPEITPG, from the coding sequence ATGCAAGTGCCCACGCATGATCAGCGTGGTGCGGCGGTGCTCGCCGGCCTCGGAGGCTGGCTGCCACCGCGCATCGTCGACAACAACGAACTGACCCGGCGGCTTGACACCTCCGACGAGTGGATCAGGACGAGGACCGGTATCAGCCGCAGGCACGTCGTCGATCCCGGGATGTCCACAGTGGACATGGCGATCGAGGCGGGAAGGCGGGCACTGGATTCGGCGGGTTCCTCCGACGTCGACGCGGTCGTGCTGGCGACCGCGACGCCGGACCAGATCTGCCCGGCCAGCGCGCCCCAGGTCGCCAGTGGTCTCGGCCTCCGCGGTGTCGCGGCCTTCGACGTCAACGCGGTGTGCAGTGGCTTCGTCTACGCGCTCGCGACCGCGACGGGGCTCATCGCGGCGGGAGCGGCGCGCAGGGTGCTGCTGGTGGGCGCCGATGCCTTCACCACGCTGCTCAACCCCGACGACCGAGGAACCGTCCCCATATTCGGGGACGGCGCCGGTGCGGTGGTGCTGCGGGAAGGCAGCGCTGACGAACTCGGTGCCATCGGACCGTTCGACCTGCACAGCGACGGTGAGCTGGCCGACCTGCTCGTCGTACCGGCGGGCGGGTCGAGGAAGAAGGTCTCGGACAACCCCGACGACCGCTACTTCACCATGCAGGGACCCGCTGTGTTCCGGCACGCGACCGCACGCATGGCCGAGTCCGCTCGCGCGGTTCTCGACAAGGCGGGCTGGACCGTCGGCGACGTCGACCGGTTCATCGGTCACCAGGCGAACATCCGGATCCTCAGCGCGACGGCGAAGCAACTCGGCCTGCCCGCCGACAGTCTTGTCGTCAACATCGAGCACACCGGCAACACGAGCGCGGCTTCGATTCCGCTGGCCATGGTCGACGGCGTCAAGGACGGCGCCTTGCAGGTCGGCGACCGGGTGCTGGTCAGCGCCTTCGGCGCCGGGCTCACCTGGGGGGCAACCGCTTTCCGGTGGCCTGAGATCACTCCCGGCTGA
- a CDS encoding glycoside hydrolase family 3 N-terminal domain-containing protein, producing MKRLLMAAAMVGLVATGCSSTGSGEDPPPQEPPEQSGSVGSSAAPEESTQPPRGPDCTSTVDGMSPRERVAQLVVVGVDASDPAGAVSLVGNEQVGGIFIGGNATALLSDNVLAGVHDAARVPVSVAIDDEGGRVQRIDELDGDLPSARDMAATMTPDEVRDVAEERGKAMAARGVTVDYAPDVDLTDEPAGMAIGDRSFSADPDVAREYAQAFAEGLAAAGIEPVLKHFPGHGNASGDSHTGAVTTPNLPQLREHDLKPYENIEEYGDVGVMVGHLTVPDLTGDEPASIAAPAYELLRDDYGFSGPVVTDDLGAMRAITDRYSLPDAVLKALQAGADQALWSSGGQVGPVLDRLESAVATGELSQQRVSESLDRVLRAKNACG from the coding sequence ATGAAGCGTTTGTTGATGGCCGCCGCGATGGTCGGCCTCGTCGCCACGGGCTGTTCCTCGACGGGTTCCGGCGAGGATCCCCCTCCGCAAGAGCCGCCGGAGCAGTCGGGAAGCGTCGGCTCCTCCGCTGCCCCCGAGGAGAGCACCCAGCCACCGCGAGGCCCTGACTGCACGTCGACGGTGGACGGGATGAGTCCGCGCGAACGGGTCGCCCAGCTCGTCGTCGTCGGCGTCGACGCCTCCGATCCGGCGGGCGCGGTCAGCCTCGTCGGCAACGAGCAGGTCGGCGGCATTTTCATCGGCGGCAACGCGACCGCGTTGCTCAGCGACAACGTGCTGGCGGGTGTGCACGACGCCGCTCGTGTCCCGGTCTCGGTCGCCATCGACGACGAGGGCGGCAGGGTCCAGCGCATCGACGAACTCGACGGCGACCTGCCCAGTGCGAGGGACATGGCCGCGACCATGACACCGGACGAGGTCCGCGATGTCGCCGAAGAGCGAGGAAAGGCGATGGCCGCACGCGGAGTGACCGTCGACTACGCACCCGACGTCGACCTCACCGACGAACCGGCAGGCATGGCCATCGGCGATCGCTCGTTCAGTGCCGACCCCGACGTGGCGAGGGAGTACGCGCAAGCGTTCGCGGAAGGGCTCGCCGCTGCCGGGATCGAGCCGGTGCTCAAGCATTTCCCCGGTCACGGCAACGCGAGCGGCGACTCGCACACCGGTGCCGTCACGACCCCGAACCTTCCCCAGTTGCGGGAGCACGACCTCAAGCCGTACGAGAACATCGAGGAGTACGGCGACGTCGGCGTCATGGTGGGCCACCTGACCGTGCCCGATCTGACGGGTGACGAGCCCGCGTCCATCGCCGCGCCCGCCTACGAGCTGTTGCGCGACGACTACGGGTTCTCCGGTCCGGTCGTCACCGACGACCTCGGGGCCATGCGCGCGATCACCGATCGATACTCGCTTCCCGACGCGGTGCTGAAGGCCCTGCAAGCAGGCGCCGACCAGGCGCTGTGGTCCTCGGGTGGGCAGGTCGGGCCGGTGCTCGACCGGCTGGAGAGCGCTGTCGCGACAGGGGAACTGTCGCAACAGCGGGTCTCGGAATCGCTGGATCGGGTGTTGCGGGCCAAGAACGCCTGCGGCTGA